From one Prochlorococcus marinus str. MIT 0912 genomic stretch:
- a CDS encoding serine aminopeptidase domain-containing protein: MEVKDNFKREDLLSDLGIRPFKERLPWIGPDLQTLRDTFASDALPDVNSSEIRINVPPLKSRKTGGGSLVAYLDRPSSVLSINGLVLLLHGLGGSTRRRGLTRMASALVQSNFAVLKLNLRGSDPCRNFVDGTYAAECNSDLIPVLKRAREISYQLTSEYKSVKRIPLFGAGISLGGTILLNACMCDESLLDGLVCISSPLDLNECSTSIERPRNFIYQKWLLNRLIRQTLEDPFGIEEREKKALLINKRDKKRKINNIRSFDDLITAPRWGYKDVDEYYSKASPFFSLIKNKKSLPKTLFIQSKDDPWVPFLAAKKLMEKMKFYNNQKANKFIFTQKGGHNGFHGVHGCWGDQVVSKWFLSLKTI, from the coding sequence TTGGAAGTAAAGGATAATTTTAAAAGAGAAGATTTACTTTCTGATTTAGGAATAAGGCCTTTTAAAGAGCGTTTACCTTGGATTGGACCTGACCTTCAGACACTACGAGATACATTTGCCTCCGATGCATTGCCTGATGTCAATTCATCGGAAATTCGTATAAATGTTCCACCTCTTAAAAGTAGAAAAACAGGAGGAGGTTCATTAGTTGCCTATTTGGATAGACCATCAAGTGTATTGAGCATTAATGGTTTAGTTCTGCTTCTGCATGGACTTGGTGGGTCCACTCGTAGAAGAGGTTTGACTAGAATGGCGAGTGCTTTGGTGCAATCAAACTTCGCTGTTCTGAAACTTAATTTGAGAGGTTCAGATCCTTGTAGGAATTTTGTCGATGGTACCTATGCTGCTGAGTGCAATAGCGATTTAATCCCTGTCTTAAAGCGAGCCAGAGAAATTTCATATCAACTAACTTCTGAGTACAAATCTGTAAAAAGGATTCCTCTTTTTGGTGCTGGGATCTCTTTAGGTGGAACTATTCTTTTAAATGCTTGTATGTGTGATGAGTCTTTATTAGATGGACTGGTATGTATTAGTAGTCCTTTGGATTTGAATGAATGTAGTACTTCTATTGAAAGACCAAGAAATTTTATTTATCAAAAATGGTTGTTAAATCGTTTGATTAGGCAAACTTTAGAAGATCCTTTTGGGATAGAAGAAAGAGAAAAGAAAGCATTATTAATAAATAAAAGAGATAAAAAAAGAAAAATAAATAACATTAGATCTTTTGATGATTTGATAACTGCTCCAAGGTGGGGATATAAAGATGTTGATGAATATTATTCGAAGGCATCCCCTTTTTTCTCTCTTATAAAAAATAAAAAATCTCTTCCTAAAACATTATTTATTCAATCCAAAGATGATCCCTGGGTTCCTTTTTTAGCTGCTAAAAAACTCATGGAAAAAATGAAATTTTATAATAATCAAAAAGCTAATAAATTTATTTTTACTCAGAAAGGTGGACATAATGGCTTTCATGGAGTTCATGGTTGTTGGGGGGATCAAGTTGTTTCAAAATGGTTTTTATCTTTGAAAACTATTTAA